The Kwoniella shandongensis chromosome 2, complete sequence DNA segment TGGTCAAGTTGGGTAAGATGCCACAGGCTGCATTGGACGAATTGGACAAAGAGATGAAAAACAAAGCTGGGAAGAGAAAACGtggagacgaagacgaaggatcTGGTTCAGACGataatgacgatgatggggataAGACAACGACGAAACCTcgtgaaagggaagagaagtcTTTCAAACCTATCGAAGCGCCAAGAAGATTGAATGATATCGTCCAAGCACCACCCTCCTTGCCCCACCTACGTAAATTGGgtcaggagaagaaggttggaaAAGGAGTGTATGGTGCGGTTGGGAAAGGGAGTGGGAAAGATCCGTTGAACGCGGGTCAGAGGAGAatcttggaggaggaaagagagagagtggTCAAGATGTATAGGGATATGAAAGCGGCCAGAGAGGAGgcaaaggtcgaggagaagggagcgaaggtgaaagtgaagGTCTAGCGGGACAGGGCGGAGAGAGGCTTGGTGTCTGCCAACACGGCTCTGGAGAGTTGTCGTCTGGACAGGGGTACAATCGCGGAAATCAACATCCGGTCATGGCAAGCCCTTAGGGCTATGCTTATCGCTAGCAAACAACACGCAAATCGACTAGGCAGGGAAATAGTATTCGCGGTACGCACGCGAGCGCTAGCATTGTCTTGTTGTACATTATGCAGACATGACGTTTTCACCATGTCTTGGGCACCTTGCCACACCATGCCTCAGCTGACCCTACCAACACGCATGACGTTTCATCTTCTAGCCAAGCTATCATTTTCTTTTAGCTAGCTAGGTTTACAAAGTTGCCTCTGACTCCTAACATTGGAGCCCGCCAGTCTCTCCATCTTATCTTCTGCTTTTTTTTCGAGCAGAGAGATTTActccaactcctccaagTCCGACTTCTTAACATCACCCTCAGCACCCTCTGCCTCGTCAAAGTTCTCCACCAAATCCGGGATCTCGTCgtcaccctccttcttctcaccagcATCAGCACCACcagcagcggcggcagcggcggctTGACGAGCGGTCATGGATTGGTAAGATTCAGCGAGTCGTCGGAGGTTGGCGAGGGAATCGGGACCGAGTTGGTTGAGGATTCCGGGGACGAGTTCGGTGAGCTCTTTGGTTTGACCGGGACCGTAGACGGCGAGGGTGTTGGAGGGGAGAGCGGCGTGGACTGCGAAGGAGCACGGACATCCGAGCGTCAGCGGAGTTCGAGCGGTTTGCTATCGTGTGGTCACACAGAAACGGAACAGAATGAAGCGAGGGCCGAATTGTGCACAACACAGATAGTAGCGAGCGTCCACAGATACGTGTGTTGTAGCTCTCCAACTTCACTCTCCAATCGCCAACTCTCCATTCCTTTCGCTTCAACTTCGCGCTCCGCTCCGAACATCCCCACGTAGCCATCCTCTGCCCCGCCCTTTGCACAACACTCTCCCAGCCAGTCCTACTCATATACaccacccactcacctcgggGAGCACCGAAATGCAAGACgtttccatcctccttgaaCATGTTaacctcctcaacaccgGTGATGGGTTGGACGCCGAGCTTCTTCAAAGCAGCTTGAAGCTTCCTGTCATCTCCCTGAGAAGCTGTGACCGACTTCTTGACCTGCTTTCGTCGAGGTGTACCCTTTCCGCCTGTACATTTGTAACGAAGAAATATGTGGTTCATGGTTGAAAGACGAGTTgaatgaaggaagaggagcgagAGTCGAGATCTGGTGATTAGCTGATGCCTCCTGCAAGAAGTACGTGGAACACAACGCACCGATACGGACTTGAGCTTGGAGTTTGGcgatcttgtccttgtccattTTGAATGTATCTACCAAGTCGGAGCAACGGAGtatggagaggaaggtcggAGTTGAATGACgaaagcgaggtgagtgagtgaaggACGAGTGACAAAGAACGAATAAATCAGCACTGTCTCGCCATACGAATCTCATCCGACGTATGTTTCACTCACAGAGTTGTGTTTATGGATAAAGGTAGATCAAGCAAGCTACTTTGTCTCTGGTACATCAATGCATCTATCTATCCCCTACGAGGTGACactgagtgagtgagcagcGAGCAGCGAAGCAGCGGTGAGCGGTGAGCGAACGAGTAACGAAAGGGGATTTCGCCGCGGGGCCAGATTTCGGCATTTGACGGGGTTATAGAGGGAAAAGGGTGATGTGGCACTGGACACCGTGGACGCGTTGGATTTCTGAGATAGAGGTATCAGTCTGGGACAACAGTCAGATGAGAACATTATATTGCATCCATGTTGCGTTCTTGATCATTGTTGCATTGATAACCATTCCCCTATAACAGACAAACATTTAACGCAGTCACTATTCATATCTTGCGATCCATCTGTTGTATTACATAACACCTTGCGAAACTATTACGCGTTCACCACATAATTCCCGCCAACACAATGTTCGCTCCTCGATCACATCACATACCGCGGACATACTCCTCCCTCCATcctaccaccaccaagaaAAATACAAACAAGGAGAACGCAAATGGTCTACCTACCAAGACCCCCTCGAGACCTGGGAAGATGGCTTTGGGAGGACCGTCAACGGGGATGAAGTTGGGAATGGCGTTGGGTGTGAAGACGGAAGGGAGAGATAGGAACGTTTTGATGGGTCAGAGTCAAGGAGCAGGAggtaaagggaaaggaagagagggggaagataTTGGTGAGTGTCGGTGCTGTACAACGAGCACCTAGACAAGCTGCTGTCGTTTCTCTAAACCAAGCTGACCAACTTATTGTGTGTGCTATTCATCCAGAACCCAAACGACTGTTCGCGAACGCACCACCTAAAGCCGGTTCCTCCATCCCACCTTCCAAATCACTCTCCTCCATGCCCCACCTCTCCACCCGTACCCCCGCCCCTTCAAAACGTCTCCCACCATCCCAAACCCTCCGAACGCCTGCACCCTCACTTCGACTGCAACAAGACTTACCTGCTCCTACACCTCTACCGTCAGCTACACGTACgcgaaggagatcgagacaATCTTTATCGCACATTTCCCTGACACCTATCAAAGCAAgtttggaagaagcgagttTTGTGACGCCTGCTCATCCGGGtgggtgggaagaagaggctaGTCTGGGTAGTAttgaggaagtggtggaaggacAGATGTTGGAAGGGTTACGAGAGgtgatggaagaagaagatggcgaagTGGAATATATGCCTCCGCCTGTCGAAGGTGAGTACTCAACTGTATCTCTAGCGGTAGAGAAATCAACACTTGATGCGGGTTACTGACACTCCATCTTAGAACTCCCGTGGACACCGGCTTTCGATCATCCCGACCTCAAATCGATCTTTGAGACTTTGACACTGCTCCCACCTATGTGGGCACCTCACGAGGTTACCATACGAGAGGTCCCCGACCTCGACATTGCCGAGTTGGACGTAAGCGGTGTTCGGCTGAGTGGTGAGTTACATGTAGTCGGTGCGTGACATCGACACTCTGCTGATAATCAGCCTCGATTATaggggatgatgagctggaagaagaatggTTACGACCGAAGACTAAGGTCAATGACGTGTCAGCTCCCAGCGTACCCAAAAAGATGGTACAGGCAACAAAGCCGGCTCCTACTTCGATTCGACCAGGTCAGACCCCAATCAGCCGAGTAGCTCTTCCAAGTCGACCAACGACCGCTGCCTCGTCAGCTGCCCTCTCCCGTCGTCCGCTCAGCACTGCAACCAAGCCAATCACCAAACCTCCCGCACCTGTCCCTCGACCACCCGCCGTGAAACCATTCCAGAACGCCCTAAGACCGAATCCCAACGTCGCTCGCATCCCATCAAAGACTACATCTCTTGCAAAGACCGCGCCCGAAATGAAGAAAGTTGTCCAGAAGCCGCgcaaggtggacgaggcaGATCTCAAGCTGTTCGCGTCGTGGGAGGATGATataggagaagtggagacaTTCGACCTCGGTCTGGACATGGGTGTTCCAGTGCTGGAAATGTAGTTCCTTTGCATTTGGATATGGGGGATGAGTCGAGTACATGTCGTTGATTTGCTGTATATACCCAAACATATAATGTTGTTTGATTTTCTCTCTTGCTTGTAATGTAAGGACCTTTTATGACGACGATGTAATCGGTTACTATCTTTTCCGATGATGATTGCGACGATCTCAGGCACACGCATGTTCAAGGTGACAGTTCACATAGGTGCCGCGATTATTCACCAGAGATGCATCCGACATCCTTGCTTCTCAATCTATCTCGACCTCAAGCATTTCATACTGGTGTGGGGAACAACAgcgacaagctcgacaaaTATACGATTGTCGCCAAATCatgtctttcctctctttcttggGTCTACACCCCGTCGTCACCTCCCGCTTGGCGGGGGTGATCGGCTTCACGTGAGTTGTACTCTACCTATCGGTTGTGACGGAGCTTTAAGAATGCTGATCAAGTCTGATCGTTCTTGTAGATATGCATATCAAGCTCTCTTCGCGTCATATGCGGTACCCAACAAGACTGAAAAGTACTACGATCTAGCTGGATCGACTGGCTTTATCACCTCTACAATTTTATCACTTGTGCGTAAAATTCCATGGCTGCATCCTCATATTTTCGTCGTATCCCTTCCCCGCTCACAGTAGAGTAAGAGAAGATATCGGAGCGAGGCTAAttttcctttctctctcctggAATGCGTCGCAGTACTACCCCACTGTCAGATCATGGTTTACCTCCTCCCCTCAAGCACTCAATTTCTCCCTCGGAGCACATCACCCTCGACAGCTTTTGGTCTCGGCAATGATGCTCCTCTGGGCTGGAAGGTTGGGTACATATCTCTTCCAGGTGAGTCCTAGATCCGAACAGTGGGATTACACATCGTGCGTTGATGTTTTGTTGGTACGTGTGGCTGATCGCGCTCCTAGAGAATTATGAGAGATGGGTCCGATTCGAGATTCGATGATTTGAAAACGAGACCTCTGATCTTCACAGGCATGTGGTGAGCGACCAattccatcctctttcgaGATATTCATCAGATGCAACGCCTCAGTCCGTCTTCGACCCTGTCATTCATCTCCAGTCTGTGGAGGTTAAGGCTCACGCTGACTCTCGACATCTAGGTTCGGCCAAGCTCTCTGGGTCACACTTGTCGGTCTTCCTGCCTATCTTGTCAACTCCGTACCCGCTGCTGCACACCCCGCTTTGGGATTGAAAGATCTCATCGGTGTTAGTATCTGGGCAGCAGGACTAGGGCTCGAGATCATCgctgatcgaggtgagtcgatcaTACACATGCACACAATACGTGACACAATCGTGtggtcgaaggagaatgtTGATTCTGAATGGATGATCTTTTTGGGCAGAGAAATCCGCTTGGAGAGCTGCGAAGAATGATAAGAAACATGAGGAAAAGTTCATCTCTTCCGGCGTATGGGCATGGTCTCGACACCCCAAGTGAGTGTCGCACCCACATCCACTGCGCTTGTGACTGGACTGAACTAATCCAATTGATGGGTTTTGGTAGCTATTTGGGCGA contains these protein-coding regions:
- a CDS encoding nascent polypeptide-associated complex subunit beta is translated as MDKDKIAKLQAQVRIGGKGTPRRKQVKKSVTASQGDDRKLQAALKKLGVQPITGVEEVNMFKEDGNVLHFGAPRVHAALPSNTLAVYGPGQTKELTELVPGILNQLGPDSLANLRRLAESYQSMTARQAAAAAAAGGADAGEKKEGDDEIPDLVENFDEAEGAEGDVKKSDLEELE